In Terriglobus sp. TAA 43, a single window of DNA contains:
- a CDS encoding YgcG family protein, which yields MARRILRYWGFVVAVVLLGWVFPAVAETVKDMPMPTAYVNDYASVLSDSTKSDLNDQLRALDTQAHAQMFVAIIHKIEGASSSAEFANELLAKWKPGQKGQDRGVVLVVAVDDHKYQFEIGYGLEGILPDGKTGDIGRDMVPDLKTGNYNGALRTAVGEVSDVIAKDAGVTLNTPQPVQNYRRRQRSSGSPFSGILIFLAILFFIFLASRGGRGGGGRYGGGGGGGGFLTGMILGNLLGGGRRGGGDDSGWGGGGGGWGGGGGGGFSGGGGGSSGGGGAGGSW from the coding sequence TTGTCGTTGCGGTTGTGCTGCTGGGGTGGGTCTTCCCCGCAGTGGCGGAGACCGTTAAGGACATGCCGATGCCCACGGCATATGTGAACGACTACGCGAGCGTTCTGAGTGATTCCACCAAATCTGACCTGAATGATCAGTTGCGTGCCCTGGATACGCAGGCGCATGCGCAGATGTTTGTTGCGATTATTCACAAGATCGAAGGCGCTTCTTCATCTGCTGAGTTTGCCAATGAGTTGTTGGCGAAGTGGAAGCCGGGGCAGAAGGGGCAGGACCGCGGGGTGGTACTGGTCGTTGCCGTGGATGACCACAAGTACCAGTTCGAGATTGGGTACGGGCTTGAGGGCATTCTGCCTGACGGCAAGACCGGCGACATTGGCCGCGATATGGTTCCTGACCTGAAGACGGGGAACTATAACGGTGCGTTGCGTACAGCGGTTGGTGAAGTCTCCGATGTGATCGCCAAGGATGCGGGTGTGACTCTGAACACTCCGCAGCCGGTGCAGAACTATCGTCGTAGACAGCGCAGTTCCGGTAGTCCTTTCTCCGGCATTCTTATCTTCCTTGCCATACTTTTCTTCATCTTTCTGGCTTCGCGTGGTGGACGTGGGGGTGGGGGGCGGTATGGTGGCGGTGGTGGAGGAGGAGGGTTCCTTACCGGGATGATCCTGGGCAACCTGCTTGGTGGCGGTCGACGTGGGGGTGGGGATGACTCCGGTTGGGGCGGCGGTGGCGGCGGCTGGGGTGGTGGCGGTGGAGGAGGCTTCAGCGGCGGCGGTGGTGGAAGTTCGGGTGGCGGAGGCGCCGGCGGTAGCTGGTAG
- a CDS encoding LemA family protein, translated as MKKGLIGIIVLVVLVGLVGMSYISARNSMAVKSNQVDAAFSAIDVDLQRRADLIPNLVASVKGYAKVETDVLTKIAEARSGLLQARTPDEKLAANDRLSTAILPLTRMQEAYPDLKSNQQFMRLEDELSGTENRIAVTRKRYNDAILDYNNTIAVFPNSLWASIGGFKPKTTYYQADPGSKSAPKVDFGS; from the coding sequence ATGAAGAAGGGACTGATTGGCATCATTGTGCTGGTGGTTCTGGTTGGGCTGGTAGGTATGAGCTATATCTCCGCGCGCAACTCCATGGCAGTGAAGAGCAACCAGGTGGATGCGGCGTTCAGCGCCATTGACGTGGATCTCCAGCGGCGAGCTGACCTGATCCCGAACCTGGTGGCCAGCGTGAAGGGCTATGCCAAGGTGGAGACGGACGTTCTGACCAAGATTGCCGAGGCTCGCAGCGGTCTGCTGCAGGCTCGTACGCCGGACGAGAAGCTGGCGGCGAACGATCGCCTGTCGACTGCCATTCTGCCGTTGACGCGGATGCAGGAAGCTTATCCGGACCTGAAGAGCAACCAGCAGTTCATGCGCCTGGAAGATGAACTGTCCGGCACCGAGAACCGCATTGCTGTGACGCGTAAGCGCTATAACGACGCGATTCTGGACTACAACAACACCATTGCGGTGTTCCCGAACAGCCTTTGGGCTTCCATCGGCGGATTCAAGCCGAAGACAACCTACTATCAGGCTGATCCGGGATCGAAGTCGGCTCCGAAGGTTGATTTCGGTAGCTAA
- a CDS encoding oxidoreductase — protein MSGKEKPVVLVTGASSGIGKDFALRLLREGYRVYGAARRVERMADIESAGGVALEMDVTDDAAMTTAIDRIIRDEGRIDVLVNNAGYGQMGALEDVPMDVARRQMEVNLIGVARLTQLVLPHMRAQKSGRIVNISTIGGKFAGPLGGWYYASKHALEGYSDTLRMEVRQFGIDVVVIEPGGIETEWGPIAFGSAEQYSGQGAYGPLVKVMMNSPILKRTMPPPQVITDLLLKALKSKRPRARYHGGYMAGPILFLKWLLPDQMMDWVLMKTMQ, from the coding sequence ATGAGCGGTAAAGAGAAACCTGTCGTTCTCGTAACAGGGGCATCCTCGGGTATTGGTAAGGACTTTGCACTGCGACTGCTTCGGGAGGGTTACAGGGTCTATGGCGCGGCCAGGAGAGTGGAACGAATGGCCGACATCGAATCCGCCGGCGGTGTTGCTCTTGAGATGGATGTCACAGACGACGCAGCGATGACGACTGCCATCGACCGCATCATTCGCGACGAAGGACGCATTGACGTTCTCGTCAACAACGCAGGTTACGGGCAGATGGGTGCGTTGGAAGACGTGCCAATGGATGTGGCCAGACGGCAGATGGAAGTCAATCTGATCGGCGTAGCTCGTCTTACACAACTTGTGTTGCCGCACATGCGCGCGCAGAAGTCCGGCAGGATCGTGAACATCTCAACGATTGGCGGAAAGTTTGCGGGACCGTTAGGTGGCTGGTATTACGCGTCGAAGCACGCGCTGGAAGGATATTCCGACACTCTCCGCATGGAGGTTCGGCAGTTCGGCATTGATGTCGTTGTGATCGAACCGGGAGGCATAGAGACGGAATGGGGTCCCATCGCATTTGGTTCGGCGGAACAGTATTCAGGCCAGGGTGCCTATGGTCCGTTGGTGAAGGTGATGATGAACTCGCCAATTTTGAAACGCACGATGCCCCCACCCCAGGTCATCACCGATCTGCTGCTGAAGGCACTCAAGAGCAAGCGTCCACGCGCCCGATATCACGGCGGTTATATGGCGGGCCCCATCCTGTTTTTGAAGTGGCTCCTGCCGGATCAGATGATGGATTGGGTGCTCATGAAAACCATGCAATAA